A genomic region of Persephonella marina EX-H1 contains the following coding sequences:
- a CDS encoding cysteine desulfurase family protein, protein MIYFDNAATTKVFPEVLDKIKIWSQDFYANPNSIHSDGQRSRMAVEESRRYIASFLGVPEDEIIFTSCATESNNTIIRGLAEGYPEKDEILISPIEHKSVLNPVRYLSKRGYKIRFLKVDSQGIVDLDDLNKKITPKTLFVSIIHVNNETGVVQDLESIGKVCKERDVLFFSDTVQSFCKIDINSDSVDFFSVSGHKINAPKGIGFFRRKKDIQLTPLLFGGGQEFGLRSGTENVVYIKALSETVRIWNENRAYFIKKLKDLSGKFINGLKTIIPDVEIVSENAERSPNIITVIFPKIDAQTFIMALNTEGIAVSSGSACSSGTPSPSHVLLSYGYSEEKALRAVRFSFGVDNTEEEVDILLEKIKDIFGKLSVFY, encoded by the coding sequence ATGATATATTTTGATAACGCTGCTACAACAAAGGTTTTTCCAGAGGTTTTAGATAAGATAAAGATCTGGTCACAGGATTTTTATGCAAACCCTAACTCTATTCATTCAGATGGACAGAGATCAAGGATGGCTGTTGAGGAATCAAGAAGGTATATAGCTTCCTTTCTTGGTGTTCCTGAGGATGAGATAATTTTTACATCATGTGCAACAGAGAGTAACAACACAATAATAAGAGGTCTTGCTGAGGGTTACCCTGAGAAAGATGAGATACTGATCTCACCTATAGAGCATAAATCAGTTCTAAACCCTGTGAGATATCTTTCAAAAAGGGGATATAAGATCAGATTTTTAAAGGTAGACAGTCAGGGGATAGTTGATTTAGATGACCTTAACAAAAAGATAACGCCAAAAACGCTTTTTGTTTCCATTATACATGTTAACAATGAGACGGGTGTTGTTCAGGATCTGGAAAGTATAGGAAAGGTATGTAAGGAAAGAGATGTGTTATTTTTCTCAGATACGGTCCAGTCATTCTGTAAGATTGATATAAATTCAGATTCTGTTGATTTTTTCTCTGTCTCAGGACATAAGATAAATGCTCCAAAGGGGATCGGCTTTTTCAGAAGAAAAAAAGATATACAGTTAACACCTCTTCTTTTCGGTGGAGGGCAGGAGTTTGGTTTAAGGTCAGGGACGGAGAATGTTGTTTATATAAAGGCTCTTTCTGAAACGGTAAGGATATGGAATGAAAACAGAGCTTATTTTATAAAAAAATTAAAAGATCTTAGCGGTAAATTTATTAATGGGCTGAAAACAATAATTCCTGATGTTGAGATAGTGAGTGAAAATGCTGAAAGATCCCCAAATATAATTACAGTTATATTCCCGAAGATTGATGCACAGACATTTATAATGGCACTTAATACGGAAGGTATCGCTGTATCCTCAGGTTCTGCCTGTTCCTCAGGCACTCCCTCACCTTCCCATGTTTTACTTTCCTATGGTTATTCTGAGGAAAAGGCATTGAGAGCTGTCAGATTTTCCTTTGGTGTTGATAATACTGAGGAAGAGGTAGATATTCTTTTGGAAAAAATCAAGGATATTTTTGGAAAACTCTCTGTTTTTTACTGA
- a CDS encoding GAF domain-containing protein, giving the protein MSYEDFIYNLTKTILQDFDIKTLFINVTDQIRKFIGAERSSLFFYDREKNLLRSVVISVDQNVDKIEIPVDKESIAGYTALEKRILNIKDIHDKKELSSIDPDLKYHNPWLSIKGVETRSMLSVPVIKDGEVLGVFQAINKDPYFTEKDEEILGKITPLIAIALDNVIKYSKMRIAQNIEKVILENISEAVVLLDNENRIITFNSQFGEMTGYRFSRNEAKNKKIEEILPIIKAHLDKIDFVRKYMIPEEITLDLIRIRMVPIIWECVLEGRFEYVGLIFHFPRG; this is encoded by the coding sequence ATGAGCTATGAAGATTTTATATACAATCTTACAAAAACAATACTCCAGGATTTTGATATAAAAACTCTTTTTATAAATGTTACAGATCAGATAAGGAAGTTCATAGGTGCTGAGAGATCCTCACTATTCTTTTATGACAGGGAGAAAAACCTTCTCAGATCTGTTGTTATATCTGTAGATCAGAATGTTGATAAGATAGAGATACCTGTAGATAAAGAGAGTATAGCAGGATACACAGCTTTAGAGAAAAGGATACTGAACATAAAAGATATACACGACAAAAAAGAGCTTTCATCCATTGACCCAGATCTTAAGTACCATAATCCATGGCTTAGTATCAAAGGAGTTGAAACAAGATCAATGCTTTCTGTACCTGTGATAAAAGATGGTGAAGTTTTAGGCGTATTTCAGGCTATAAATAAGGATCCGTACTTTACAGAAAAGGATGAGGAGATATTAGGAAAGATAACACCTCTTATCGCTATAGCCCTTGATAACGTTATTAAATACTCAAAGATGAGAATTGCCCAGAATATAGAAAAGGTTATACTTGAAAATATATCTGAGGCTGTTGTTCTCTTAGATAATGAGAACAGAATAATAACCTTTAATTCACAGTTTGGTGAGATGACAGGTTACAGATTTTCCCGGAATGAGGCGAAAAATAAAAAGATTGAAGAGATACTCCCGATAATAAAAGCACATCTTGATAAGATAGATTTTGTGAGAAAGTATATGATACCTGAAGAGATAACACTTGATCTTATAAGGATAAGGATGGTGCCTATAATATGGGAATGTGTACTTGAGGGAAGATTTGAGTATGTAGGATTAATATTTCATTTTCCACGTGGTTAG
- a CDS encoding GspE/PulE family protein: MSITIKRKIPDKSFIDLIVERLGLQLEDIKKYQSIAKKENKNLLQVLIEHGYSEEDIAKIKAEYFGYKYDRLTNYVPPEEITEIFSKKFLMERYVLPLKFDQNVLILAMVEPTDVITINEVIEILKQHGYDIKEVNIIITTKKQILEKIELLYEEKRKLEEILKILQVEEKEEFKFEHEEDITEKSSPIIMLAHRIIEDAYKKNASDIHIQPTEANTRIRMRIDGDLVDYLNLPKFAHEPLITRYKIMANMKIDEKRVPQDARINFARFNPAIDIDLRVSTVPTVYGEDLVMRLLDKSSVILDLDKLGFSENHLKLYRETIRKPYGIILHVGPTGSGKTTTLYSALKEIDTPEKKIITVEDPVEYTLGGSIVQTNINPAAGYTFAKAIKSFLRHDPDVMLVGEIRDIETAKIAVEASLTGHLVFSTLHTNDAVSTITRLEEMGIESYLLADSLLLICAQRLVKKICNSCKTAYIPSKKEEIVIKNAGFEINDDLRLYKGSGCKVCNFTGYKGRTGIHELLKVDSDIKNMLIERESTEKIKAVALEKGMKTLRQDAVEKALRGITTIDEVIRVTLE, encoded by the coding sequence ATGAGTATAACAATTAAAAGAAAGATTCCTGATAAGAGTTTTATTGATCTTATAGTAGAGAGGCTTGGTCTTCAGCTTGAAGACATCAAGAAATATCAGAGTATCGCAAAAAAGGAAAACAAAAATCTCCTTCAGGTTCTTATTGAACACGGTTACTCAGAGGAAGATATAGCAAAGATAAAGGCTGAGTATTTTGGTTACAAGTATGACAGGCTTACAAACTATGTTCCACCCGAAGAGATAACGGAGATATTCAGCAAAAAATTTCTTATGGAAAGGTATGTTCTTCCTCTTAAGTTTGATCAGAATGTTCTTATTCTTGCGATGGTAGAGCCTACAGATGTTATAACAATCAATGAGGTTATAGAGATACTCAAACAGCACGGCTATGATATAAAGGAAGTGAACATAATAATAACAACTAAAAAGCAGATCCTTGAAAAGATAGAACTCTTATATGAGGAAAAGAGGAAGTTAGAAGAGATACTGAAGATATTACAGGTTGAAGAGAAGGAAGAGTTTAAGTTTGAGCATGAAGAGGATATAACAGAGAAAAGCTCTCCTATAATCATGCTCGCCCACAGAATAATTGAGGATGCATACAAGAAAAACGCATCTGATATACATATACAGCCTACAGAGGCAAATACAAGGATAAGAATGAGAATAGATGGAGATCTTGTTGATTATCTGAATCTGCCGAAGTTTGCCCACGAGCCATTAATAACAAGATACAAGATTATGGCTAATATGAAGATTGATGAGAAAAGGGTTCCACAGGATGCGAGGATAAATTTCGCAAGATTTAATCCGGCTATTGATATTGACCTTAGGGTTTCAACAGTTCCAACAGTTTATGGTGAGGATCTTGTTATGAGACTTTTAGATAAAAGCAGTGTTATACTTGACCTTGATAAACTTGGCTTTTCAGAGAACCATCTGAAGCTTTACAGGGAAACAATCAGGAAACCTTACGGGATAATACTCCATGTTGGACCAACAGGTTCAGGTAAAACAACAACACTTTACTCAGCATTAAAGGAGATAGACACACCTGAGAAAAAGATAATAACAGTTGAAGATCCTGTTGAGTACACACTTGGTGGATCAATCGTCCAGACTAACATAAATCCTGCCGCAGGTTACACATTTGCAAAGGCTATTAAATCATTTTTAAGACACGATCCTGATGTTATGCTTGTTGGTGAGATAAGGGATATTGAGACTGCAAAGATAGCTGTTGAGGCATCACTTACAGGACATCTTGTTTTCTCAACACTCCATACAAATGATGCTGTAAGCACAATAACAAGACTTGAGGAGATGGGAATAGAGAGTTATCTTCTTGCAGATTCACTGCTTTTAATCTGTGCCCAGAGACTTGTAAAAAAGATATGTAACAGCTGTAAAACAGCCTACATACCATCTAAAAAAGAAGAGATAGTTATAAAAAATGCAGGTTTTGAGATAAATGATGATTTAAGGCTTTATAAGGGAAGTGGATGTAAGGTGTGCAACTTCACAGGATACAAAGGAAGAACAGGTATCCACGAGCTTTTAAAGGTAGACTCAGATATTAAGAATATGCTGATAGAGAGAGAATCAACAGAGAAGATAAAAGCTGTTGCCCTTGAAAAAGGGATGAAAACCCTCCGACAGGATGCGGTAGAAAAAGCCTTAAGGGGAATAACAACAATTGATGAGGTTATAAGAGTTACCTTAGAGTAG
- a CDS encoding dicarboxylate/amino acid:cation symporter, with protein sequence MRRLFSIENLTFIAIILGILSGVYLKDIVINLKLVGNAFLNLLKMITIPLIFASIFVSIASLASIKDIKDMGIKAIVYYFSTTALAVFTGIVVVNFINFSPVDGMNLSSDGFEHKKFTVEALIQSFIPSNIFQSLVEGKVLHVIIFSILFAIAVLKLQQSKKEVITRFFEGVNDSMLTVAKWIINLSPLGVFALVSYIVADKGLGSILSLWQYVLAVVVGLLIHAVFNLGLIGFLFGKFNPLSYFTKVKEALLIAFSTSSSSATLPVTLEVAEERAKIDKKTAGFVLPLGATINMDGTALYEAVAAMFIASLYGIELSIGEQIIIFFTASLAAVGAAGIPSAGLVTMTLVFTAVGIPLEGIAIILAVDRFLDMLRTATNVWGDLIGAKIISRFVR encoded by the coding sequence TTGAGGAGACTTTTTTCAATAGAGAATCTCACATTTATAGCCATAATACTTGGTATTCTGTCCGGTGTTTATCTAAAAGATATCGTTATAAATCTCAAGCTTGTGGGAAATGCATTTTTAAATCTTCTGAAGATGATAACTATACCCCTCATATTTGCCTCTATCTTTGTGAGCATAGCCTCACTTGCCTCAATAAAGGATATAAAGGATATGGGGATTAAGGCTATAGTTTATTACTTTTCAACAACGGCGCTTGCCGTTTTTACAGGTATCGTTGTTGTTAACTTTATAAATTTCAGTCCTGTTGATGGGATGAATCTTTCATCAGATGGTTTTGAACATAAAAAGTTCACAGTTGAAGCACTTATTCAGAGTTTTATCCCGTCAAATATTTTTCAGAGTCTTGTTGAGGGTAAAGTTCTTCACGTTATAATTTTTTCAATTCTTTTTGCTATTGCTGTCTTGAAACTCCAACAGAGCAAGAAAGAAGTTATTACGAGATTCTTTGAAGGTGTTAATGACTCTATGCTGACTGTGGCAAAATGGATTATTAATCTTTCCCCTTTAGGTGTTTTTGCCCTTGTTTCATACATCGTTGCTGATAAAGGCCTTGGGTCTATACTCTCTCTATGGCAGTATGTTCTTGCTGTTGTTGTTGGTCTTCTTATACATGCTGTTTTTAATCTCGGTCTTATAGGATTTTTATTTGGGAAGTTCAATCCCCTCAGTTACTTCACAAAGGTTAAAGAGGCTCTGCTTATCGCCTTCTCAACATCCTCAAGTTCAGCAACACTTCCTGTTACACTTGAGGTTGCCGAGGAAAGGGCAAAGATAGATAAAAAAACTGCAGGCTTTGTTCTTCCACTTGGAGCAACCATAAATATGGATGGGACGGCTCTTTATGAAGCTGTTGCTGCAATGTTTATAGCCTCACTTTACGGGATAGAGCTCTCTATAGGAGAGCAGATAATTATATTCTTTACAGCTTCACTTGCTGCTGTTGGTGCTGCCGGTATTCCAAGTGCTGGACTTGTTACAATGACACTTGTTTTCACGGCTGTAGGTATTCCACTTGAAGGTATTGCGATAATACTTGCTGTTGACAGATTCCTTGATATGCTCAGAACTGCAACAAATGTTTGGGGTGATCTTATAGGGGCAAAAATAATAAGCAGGTTTGTAAGATAG
- the ychF gene encoding redox-regulated ATPase YchF, which yields MKLNVGIVGLPNVGKSTIFNALTETAKAGVANYPFCTIDPNVGIVDLPDARLEKLAQIERSKRIVPATIEFVDIAGLVKGASKGEGLGNQFLSNIRNVSAIAHVVRCFEDSDVVHVEGSVNPVRDAEIIETELILADLQTVEKRLDKVIKPAKTGNKEAKFEVQVLEKAKKILEDLKPLRSFTDQFEEEEIDYMRKTIFPLTLKPVMYVANIDEEYLPEGEDNEYVKAIKEKAEKENAPVVVLCGKVEQELIEIPKEERGELLEAYGLSEPGLNKMIRTGFRLLDLITYFTAGEKEARAWTIKRGTKAPQAAGEIHSDFERGFIAAEVINYEDLIKAGSLQKAKEQGLLRIEGKDYIVQDGDVIHFRFNV from the coding sequence ATGAAGTTAAATGTTGGTATAGTTGGACTTCCAAATGTTGGGAAATCCACAATATTTAATGCATTAACAGAGACTGCAAAAGCCGGAGTTGCAAACTATCCATTCTGTACGATAGATCCAAATGTAGGGATTGTAGATCTTCCAGATGCGAGACTTGAAAAACTTGCACAGATAGAAAGATCCAAGAGAATAGTACCTGCAACAATTGAGTTTGTTGATATAGCAGGACTTGTTAAAGGAGCAAGTAAAGGGGAAGGTCTTGGAAATCAGTTTTTATCAAATATAAGGAATGTTTCAGCTATTGCACATGTTGTAAGATGTTTTGAGGATAGTGATGTTGTACACGTTGAAGGATCTGTTAATCCTGTGAGGGATGCTGAGATCATAGAAACTGAGCTTATTCTTGCAGATCTCCAGACTGTTGAGAAAAGGCTTGATAAGGTTATAAAACCTGCAAAAACAGGTAACAAAGAGGCTAAATTTGAGGTTCAGGTGTTAGAAAAGGCAAAAAAGATACTTGAGGATCTGAAGCCTTTAAGATCATTTACAGATCAGTTTGAGGAAGAAGAGATAGATTATATGAGAAAAACTATATTTCCACTAACATTAAAGCCTGTTATGTATGTTGCAAACATAGATGAGGAATATCTTCCAGAAGGTGAAGATAACGAGTATGTTAAGGCTATAAAAGAAAAAGCTGAAAAAGAGAACGCTCCTGTTGTTGTCCTGTGTGGTAAGGTTGAACAGGAGCTTATAGAGATACCTAAGGAAGAAAGGGGAGAACTCCTTGAGGCTTACGGTCTGTCAGAACCGGGATTAAATAAGATGATAAGAACAGGATTCAGACTTCTTGATCTTATCACATACTTTACAGCAGGAGAGAAGGAAGCAAGAGCATGGACTATAAAGAGAGGAACAAAAGCACCACAGGCAGCAGGTGAGATACACTCAGACTTTGAAAGAGGTTTTATAGCTGCCGAGGTTATAAACTATGAGGATCTTATAAAGGCAGGTTCCTTACAGAAAGCAAAAGAACAGGGACTTCTAAGAATAGAAGGTAAGGACTACATAGTCCAGGATGGAGATGTGATACATTTCAGATTTAATGTATAA
- a CDS encoding proline--tRNA ligase, with translation MRASQYFIPTLKEAPAEAEVPSHIYLIRAGFIRQLAAGLYEYLPLGFRVLKKIEGIIRKYMDDAGALEVLLPILAPAELWQETGRWDVYGKELFRVEDRKGRFFALGPTHEETITDLVRKNIRSYKDLPKNFYQIQTKFRDEARPRYGLIRGREFIMKDAYSFDISEEMAVKSYEIMKEAYKKIFDELGLDYLMVEADVGAIGGKYSHEFVVKVPNGEAHIVFCDNCGYAANVEAAKYEFELDKLPPEDEKPLEKVHTPGVSSVEDVSRFLDINQKKIVKTLVYILDDGTAVAVLIRGDRELNETKLINYFKALDCHLASSEELKDLGIVEGFVGPMGLDIPVYADISVKDLHNFVVGANEEDYHYINVNIPRDFKPVDFVDFSTAREGDPCPVCKKPLNETTGLEVGHIFLLGTKYSEALKAYFVDKDGREKPIVMGCYGIGVSRLMAAAVEQSHDENGIIWPENIAPFKLHILALNIKDDQIKTVAEDIYTKAKEKGIEVLFDDRDISPGAKFKDADLIGIPYRIVVGRGVKNGKVEIQTRKDGKKEEIDINEIDNFLDRL, from the coding sequence ATGAGAGCATCCCAGTACTTTATACCCACTTTGAAGGAAGCACCTGCAGAAGCAGAGGTTCCAAGTCATATCTATCTTATAAGAGCAGGCTTTATCAGACAGCTTGCAGCTGGACTTTATGAATATCTCCCACTTGGATTCAGGGTTTTAAAAAAGATAGAAGGAATAATCAGAAAATATATGGATGATGCAGGAGCTTTAGAGGTTTTACTCCCAATTCTCGCCCCTGCAGAGCTCTGGCAGGAAACGGGAAGATGGGATGTTTATGGAAAAGAGCTTTTCAGGGTTGAGGACAGAAAGGGAAGATTTTTTGCCCTTGGACCTACACATGAGGAAACAATAACAGATCTTGTCAGAAAAAATATAAGATCTTACAAAGATCTTCCAAAGAACTTCTACCAGATACAGACAAAGTTCAGGGATGAGGCAAGACCGAGATACGGTCTTATAAGGGGAAGGGAGTTTATTATGAAAGATGCTTACTCATTTGATATATCTGAGGAGATGGCTGTAAAATCTTACGAGATTATGAAAGAGGCTTACAAAAAGATATTTGATGAGCTTGGTCTTGATTACCTTATGGTTGAGGCAGATGTTGGAGCTATAGGTGGAAAGTACTCCCATGAGTTTGTTGTAAAAGTTCCAAATGGAGAGGCTCATATTGTTTTCTGTGATAACTGTGGTTATGCTGCAAATGTTGAGGCTGCAAAGTATGAGTTTGAGCTTGACAAACTACCACCAGAAGATGAAAAACCCTTAGAGAAGGTTCATACTCCGGGAGTTTCGTCTGTTGAGGATGTATCAAGATTTTTAGACATTAATCAGAAGAAGATAGTAAAAACACTTGTTTACATACTTGATGATGGCACAGCTGTTGCTGTTTTAATAAGGGGGGACAGAGAGCTAAATGAGACAAAGCTTATAAATTACTTTAAAGCCCTTGACTGCCACCTTGCTTCATCTGAGGAACTTAAAGATTTAGGTATAGTTGAGGGTTTTGTTGGACCTATGGGCCTTGATATACCAGTTTATGCTGATATCTCTGTCAAAGATCTCCATAACTTTGTTGTAGGAGCAAACGAAGAGGATTACCACTACATAAATGTAAACATACCGAGGGATTTTAAACCTGTTGATTTTGTTGATTTTTCAACAGCAAGGGAAGGGGATCCTTGTCCTGTCTGTAAAAAACCTTTAAACGAGACCACAGGTCTTGAAGTTGGTCATATCTTCCTTCTTGGAACAAAGTATTCTGAAGCGTTAAAGGCTTACTTTGTTGATAAGGACGGAAGAGAAAAACCTATAGTGATGGGATGTTATGGAATAGGTGTAAGCAGACTTATGGCGGCAGCTGTTGAACAGAGCCATGACGAAAACGGGATAATCTGGCCTGAGAACATAGCACCATTCAAGCTTCACATACTTGCACTTAATATAAAAGATGATCAGATTAAAACTGTAGCTGAGGATATATACACCAAGGCAAAAGAAAAAGGAATAGAGGTTCTTTTTGACGACAGGGATATCTCTCCAGGAGCTAAATTTAAGGATGCTGATCTTATAGGAATACCTTACAGAATAGTTGTTGGTAGAGGTGTAAAAAATGGTAAAGTTGAGATCCAGACAAGGAAGGATGGAAAGAAAGAAGAGATAGATATTAATGAGATAGATAATTTTTTAGACAGGTTATAA
- a CDS encoding flagellar biosynthesis anti-sigma factor FlgM has protein sequence MEKLEAYLTEEKLLRMEKIRKIKELIERGEYDIPADEVAEKIIEFFKKNQ, from the coding sequence TTGGAAAAGTTAGAAGCATATTTAACGGAGGAGAAGCTGTTGCGTATGGAAAAGATAAGAAAGATAAAAGAACTGATAGAAAGAGGAGAGTACGACATACCAGCAGATGAAGTGGCAGAAAAGATTATTGAGTTTTTCAAAAAAAATCAGTAA
- a CDS encoding AEC family transporter: MLENLFSVLLFFISGYLSRKLRIFDERSADTLIKFIIYIAFPALVIYNVYYLDIKRSFILVILGGWLVIIFSIAVSYIAGKLMRLNRVTLASFVMMASFGNTSFLGFPFQIALLREEGLRYAVVFDQLASFLPVSLISPFILSFGQSSEKIGIDIKKVLTFPPFIALLGAFLIKNIYIPEFVLGSLKMLGMTVIPLALFSVGINLRFSKVRGRLKDIIAVISIKMLMIPVLTVLVLYILSVNPDTEWLSFIIEISMPPMVLASILVIGAGLDRDLAVSSVGIGIIISFITVPLIFYITKAFL; the protein is encoded by the coding sequence ATGCTTGAGAATCTCTTTTCAGTACTGCTTTTTTTTATATCAGGTTATCTCTCAAGGAAGCTTCGGATATTTGATGAGAGATCTGCTGATACTCTTATAAAGTTCATAATATACATTGCATTTCCTGCACTTGTTATATACAACGTTTACTATCTTGATATAAAGAGATCATTTATCCTTGTTATACTTGGCGGATGGCTTGTAATAATCTTTTCAATAGCTGTCTCGTATATTGCAGGGAAGTTAATGAGGTTAAACCGTGTAACACTTGCATCATTTGTTATGATGGCATCATTTGGTAACACATCATTCTTAGGTTTTCCTTTCCAGATAGCTCTACTTAGGGAAGAGGGACTTAGATATGCTGTAGTTTTTGATCAGCTTGCATCATTCCTTCCTGTTTCCCTTATCTCACCTTTTATACTTTCATTTGGACAGTCATCGGAAAAGATAGGCATTGATATAAAAAAGGTTTTAACATTTCCGCCATTTATAGCCCTTTTAGGTGCTTTTTTGATAAAAAATATCTATATTCCTGAGTTTGTTCTCGGCAGTTTAAAGATGCTCGGTATGACTGTTATACCCCTTGCTCTTTTCTCAGTTGGTATAAATCTCAGATTTTCTAAGGTTAGGGGAAGGCTGAAGGATATAATTGCTGTCATATCAATAAAGATGCTTATGATACCTGTTTTAACAGTTCTTGTTCTTTATATACTTTCTGTAAATCCTGATACTGAGTGGCTCTCATTTATTATTGAGATATCAATGCCCCCTATGGTTTTAGCCTCTATACTTGTAATAGGTGCAGGTCTTGACAGGGATCTTGCTGTTTCATCTGTTGGAATTGGTATTATAATTAGTTTTATAACAGTTCCATTGATATTTTATATAACCAAAGCTTTCCTTTAA
- the tsaB gene encoding tRNA (adenosine(37)-N6)-threonylcarbamoyltransferase complex dimerization subunit type 1 TsaB, whose translation MFLSIDTYSENMGIALINGHHIAARLSLSKTKPFSELIVGKLDDIFNDLGLSADLISGVVVNKGPGSYTALRVGLSVAKTVSFSLSVPIYAYESLDVIAYRYRLYRGKILVAINGGQKEAFLREYISDGKETEPLTDYSIEKISRLREDIEKYKDYLIIEKNLDTFGKNVIKDIDDLSVDGFFYALKYDLKEDPLFLQPVYLRPV comes from the coding sequence ATGTTTCTTTCAATAGATACTTATTCTGAAAATATGGGAATAGCCCTTATAAATGGACATCATATTGCTGCAAGACTTTCTTTATCCAAAACAAAACCATTCTCTGAATTAATTGTCGGAAAGTTGGATGATATTTTCAATGATCTCGGTTTGTCTGCTGATCTTATATCTGGTGTTGTTGTAAATAAAGGTCCCGGAAGTTATACAGCTTTAAGGGTAGGACTTTCTGTGGCTAAAACTGTATCTTTCTCCCTCTCTGTTCCGATATACGCTTATGAGAGTCTTGATGTTATAGCTTACAGGTACAGACTCTATAGAGGTAAGATACTTGTTGCTATAAACGGTGGTCAGAAGGAAGCATTCCTGAGGGAGTATATATCAGATGGGAAAGAGACAGAACCTTTAACAGATTACAGTATAGAGAAGATTAGCAGATTGAGGGAAGATATAGAAAAATATAAGGACTATCTGATTATTGAGAAAAATCTGGATACTTTCGGGAAAAATGTTATAAAGGATATTGATGATCTTTCTGTTGATGGGTTCTTTTATGCTTTAAAGTATGATCTTAAAGAAGACCCTCTGTTTTTACAGCCTGTATATCTAAGACCTGTTTGA
- a CDS encoding DNA-methyltransferase has protein sequence MVSEFIDKVICGDTLETLKKIPDNSIDLGITSPPYNKREDKKGWLVDKITYKGATDNLPEEVYQETQIKVLNELYRIIKPGGSFFYNHKIRWEKGIMFHPMDWLRKTKWIIRQEIIWDRMIAANLRGWRFWQVEERIYWLYKPIGNNKIGKELKSRHALLTSIWRLLPENNNPHPAPFPIALPVRIIYSIFDEERGKLVIDPYCGSGTTLVAAKILGHHYLGIDISQEYTDYALKRLENYQFEIPKAQEEISKHVVKKTFKERKEKGEFVGKYRKKTQQKNPSLFDILEKVEDK, from the coding sequence ATGGTTAGTGAGTTTATAGATAAAGTAATTTGTGGAGACACTTTAGAAACTTTAAAAAAAATCCCTGACAATTCAATAGATTTAGGTATTACTTCACCTCCTTACAATAAGAGAGAAGATAAAAAAGGTTGGTTAGTAGACAAAATAACATATAAAGGAGCTACAGACAACCTACCTGAAGAAGTATATCAAGAAACTCAAATAAAAGTATTAAACGAGCTTTATAGAATTATAAAACCGGGTGGTTCTTTTTTTTACAATCATAAAATAAGATGGGAAAAAGGCATAATGTTTCATCCTATGGACTGGTTAAGAAAAACAAAATGGATTATAAGACAGGAAATTATATGGGATAGGATGATAGCAGCTAATTTAAGGGGATGGAGATTTTGGCAAGTAGAAGAGAGAATTTACTGGTTATATAAACCAATAGGGAATAATAAAATAGGTAAAGAACTTAAATCCAGACATGCTTTGTTAACATCAATTTGGAGGTTATTGCCTGAAAATAATAATCCTCACCCTGCACCGTTTCCTATAGCACTACCTGTAAGAATAATATATTCCATATTTGATGAAGAGCGTGGGAAATTAGTTATAGATCCATACTGTGGTAGTGGGACAACTTTAGTAGCAGCTAAAATATTAGGACATCATTATTTAGGAATAGATATATCTCAAGAATATACAGATTATGCTTTAAAAAGATTGGAAAATTATCAGTTTGAGATTCCTAAAGCTCAAGAAGAAATATCTAAACATGTAGTTAAAAAAACATTCAAAGAAAGAAAAGAAAAAGGAGAATTTGTAGGGAAATACAGAAAAAAAACTCAACAAAAAAATCCTTCTCTTTTTGATATATTAGAAAAAGTGGAAGACAAATAA